A single genomic interval of Polaribacter vadi harbors:
- a CDS encoding ABC transporter ATP-binding protein → MSYFKDILKYEKKYRKFTVLNIVFNIFYALFNVLSVLAFIPVLGILFETDKEVVAKPAYEGITNIGTYLKESFYYFISEKIENEGQIKTLFFICLLALSLFFLKNLFRYLASYVITFLRTGIVKDLRDKLYNKIVELPIAYFTEKRKGDIIARMTADVQEVEVSILTSIETIVREPLTVVIAISIMLFMSMKLTLFVFILLPVSGFIISSISKKLKSNSVKAQKETGTFLSFIEETLTGLRVIKGFNSEKIIERKFNKSTKTFRDLMTSVFHRQTLASPMSEFLGSATIIAILWYGGTEVLSNTSSLQPDEFMGYIVLFYTVLNPIKLITTSYYNIQKGEASAERIMQILNTENSIKDKPNALVKESFDNEIEFRNISFKYKNDYVLKDFSLTIKKGETVALVGQSGSGKSTLANLITRFYDVNQGDILIDNVSIKDITKKSLRDLMGIVTQESILFNDTVENNIKLGTEHATKEAVLEASEIANANEFIQNLPEKFETNIGDSGGTLSGGQKQRLSIARAVLKNPPIMVLDEATSALDTESEQLVQLALEKMMQNRTSLVIAHRLSTIQKANKIVVMKKGKIVEQGKHEELLAKKGEYFKLVTMQSLS, encoded by the coding sequence ATGAGTTATTTTAAAGATATTTTAAAGTACGAAAAGAAGTATAGAAAATTTACAGTATTAAACATCGTATTTAATATTTTCTATGCTCTTTTTAATGTTTTATCAGTTTTAGCTTTTATACCTGTTTTAGGGATTCTTTTTGAAACAGATAAAGAAGTAGTTGCGAAACCAGCTTATGAAGGCATTACCAATATAGGCACTTATTTAAAAGAAAGTTTTTATTATTTTATATCAGAAAAAATTGAAAATGAAGGGCAAATTAAAACCTTGTTTTTTATCTGTCTATTAGCCTTATCATTATTTTTTCTAAAAAATCTTTTTAGATATTTAGCATCTTACGTAATTACTTTTTTAAGAACAGGAATTGTAAAAGATTTACGAGATAAATTGTACAATAAAATTGTAGAATTACCAATTGCTTACTTTACAGAAAAGCGAAAAGGAGATATTATTGCAAGAATGACTGCTGATGTGCAAGAGGTGGAGGTTTCTATTTTAACATCTATAGAAACTATTGTTAGAGAACCTCTTACAGTTGTCATTGCAATTTCTATCATGCTTTTTATGAGTATGAAATTAACGCTTTTCGTGTTTATTTTATTGCCAGTTTCTGGTTTTATTATTTCATCAATAAGTAAAAAATTAAAATCGAATTCTGTAAAAGCGCAGAAAGAAACAGGTACTTTTTTATCATTTATTGAAGAAACTTTAACAGGTTTACGAGTGATCAAAGGTTTTAATTCAGAAAAAATTATTGAGCGTAAATTCAATAAATCTACCAAAACTTTTAGAGATTTAATGACGAGTGTTTTTCACAGGCAAACATTAGCATCTCCAATGAGTGAGTTTTTGGGCTCTGCAACAATTATTGCGATACTTTGGTATGGAGGAACTGAGGTTTTATCGAACACAAGTTCTTTACAACCAGATGAATTTATGGGATACATTGTGCTTTTTTACACAGTTTTAAACCCAATTAAATTAATTACAACTTCCTATTACAATATTCAAAAAGGTGAAGCTTCTGCAGAAAGAATTATGCAGATTTTAAATACTGAAAATAGTATAAAAGACAAACCAAATGCACTTGTAAAAGAAAGTTTTGATAATGAAATTGAGTTCAGAAATATCTCCTTTAAGTATAAAAACGATTATGTTTTAAAAGATTTTTCTTTAACAATAAAAAAAGGAGAAACTGTTGCTTTGGTTGGGCAATCTGGAAGTGGAAAATCTACATTAGCGAATTTAATTACACGTTTTTACGATGTTAATCAGGGTGATATTTTAATTGATAATGTTAGTATAAAAGATATTACAAAAAAATCTTTACGAGATTTAATGGGTATTGTTACACAAGAATCTATTTTATTTAATGATACTGTAGAAAACAATATTAAATTAGGCACAGAACATGCAACAAAAGAAGCTGTTTTAGAGGCTTCAGAAATTGCAAATGCAAACGAATTTATTCAGAATTTACCAGAAAAATTCGAGACTAATATTGGTGATAGTGGAGGAACACTTTCTGGTGGACAAAAACAACGATTATCAATCGCAAGAGCAGTTTTAAAGAATCCGCCAATTATGGTTTTAGATGAAGCAACTTCTGCTTTAGATACAGAATCTGAACAATTAGTGCAGCTTGCTTTAGAAAAAATGATGCAAAACAGGACTTCTTTAGTAATTGCTCACAGACTTTCTACCATTCAAAAAGCAAATAAAATTGTGGTGATGAAAAAAGGAAAAATTGTAGAACAAGGAAAACATGAAGAATTATTAGCTAAAAAAGGCGAGTATTTTAAGTTAGTAACGATGCAAAGTTTGAGTTAA